In Erigeron canadensis isolate Cc75 chromosome 1, C_canadensis_v1, whole genome shotgun sequence, a single window of DNA contains:
- the LOC122588985 gene encoding uncharacterized protein LOC122588985, with amino-acid sequence MRNSVCTQGEVTKRISTMLELNAKFNYNSCNDSPLCIEDTSKVHSLKNLKEIKPTKICREPISLSLNLNSQVISSSCNHECVQAHETLSECGSTCGSIGENDSMRLWKQMKQNGFLSSFNGNVIFPSLPKPCGKKRGNESVVKKRIEMAKREQVDRFAKVAAPCGLLNGLNPGIINQVRNRKQVHSIIEALVRSARIKSKSSEHKQDDGTLNHLYPSRKCDDDVLKLKLSSASTVTFEDMSSLPNYKSANISTVDSLSVKGASVASQWLELLYQDIKGRLAALRHSKKRVQSVTQTELPHLIASHLSSKQENDSSAAHLANKAQNNMHKIRWTALFDQMHKSLSVEEKNLENTLNQVREMLLHCEHGLLEFPPANGFQQQATLQTNYMYLKAQPALDKDLAVRAAAAAIFSTSNLLQTPDNLPCF; translated from the exons ATGCGGAATTCAGTTTGTACCCAAG GGGAAGTGACAAAAAGAATATCTACAATGCTTGAACTGAATGCTAAGTTTAACTATAATTCCTGCAATGATTCTCCATTATGTATTGAAGACACAAGCAAAGTGCATTCTTTAAAGAATCTGAAAGAGATCAAACCCACTAAAATTTGTAGGGAACCAATAAGTTTGAGTCTTAATCTCAattcacaagttatatcaagttcTTGCAATCATGAATGTGTACAAGCACATGAAACTTTATCCGAGTGTGGTAGTACTTGTGGTTCCATTGGAGAAAACGACTCGATGCGGCTTTGGAAACAAATGAAACAAAATGGGTTCCTATCATCTTTTAATGGCAACGTCATATTCCCTTCGTTGCCAAAGCCCTGTGGGAAGAAAAGAGGAAATGAATCAGTGGTCAAGAAAAGGATAGAGATGGCCAAGAGAGAACAAGTTGACAGATTTGCAAAAGTTGCCGCTCCTTGTGGACTTTTAAATGGATTGAATCCTGGGATTATCAACCAAGTAAGAAACAGGAAACAAGTTCATTCTATAATTGAAGCCCTTGTGCGATCTGCAAGAATAAAAAGCAAAAGTAGTGAACACAAGCAGGATGATGGGACTCTGAATCATTTGTACCCCAGCAGAAAATGCGACGATGATGTGCTTAAGCTTAAACTTTCATCTGCTTCAACCGTGACATTCGAAGATATGAGCTCCTTGCCAAATTACAAGTCAGCCAACATTTCTACTGTTGATTCACTTTCTGTTAAAG GTGCAAGTGTAGCTTCTCAGTGGCTGGAACTTCTTTATCAGGACATTAAAGGTCGTCTTGCAG CTTTAAGGCATAGCAAGAAACGAGTTCAATCAGTAACTCAAACAGAACTTCCTCACTTGATAGCGAGTCACTTATCTTCTAAGCAAGAAAATGATTCTTCAGCCGCCCATTTAGCAAATAAAGCGCAAAATAACATGCACAAGATCAGATGGACTGCCCTTTTTGATCAGATGCATAAGTCACTTTCTGTGGAAGAGAAAAATCTG GAAAACACATTAAATCAAGTAAGGGAAATGTTGTTGCATTGTGAACATGGTCTCCTAGAATTTCCTCCTGCAAATGGTTTCCAACAACAAGCTACTTTGCAAACTAACTACAT GTATCTCAAAGCACAACCAGCCTTAGACAAAGATTTAGCTGTACGAGCTGCTGCCGCTGCTATCTTTTCGACTTCCAACTTACTGCAAACGCCAGATAACTTGCCCTGTTTCTGA
- the LOC122584885 gene encoding uncharacterized protein LOC122584885, with product MTCFGIHYKVAGNSLLRQPEYRRTIPRSNRLDSITFHNLAGKSTVPNLSTSATGTATGIIVSDRGGLSPAECTVNGEDYKFDEWIQNSVTEIVKNIRQAPLLVQIYADGGVVKTETAVTAAEWPEIVRNTPDGIILVEEIQEDVEEGSGSKEFGVLIQGKIKGGGRDNINRCKSACYLLKTSSVKNSGIGGGNFCTHFCLMKVSSFGKSVSSQFNECWLLQ from the coding sequence atGACTTGTTTTGGAATCCATTACAAGGTCGCCGGAAATTCGTTACTCCGTCAGCCGGAATATCGTCGGACAATTCCTAGATCTAACCGTCTGGATTCTATTACCTTTCATAACCTCGCCGGAAAATCAACGGTACCGAATCTCTCCACGTCGGCGACCGGAACGGCGACAGGAATCATCGTTTCCGATCGTGGCGGATTATCACCGGCGGAATGTACCGTCAACGGCGAGGATTACAAGTTCGACGAATGGATTCAAAACTCGGTGACGGAGATTGTGAAAAACATCCGGCAAGCGCCGTTGCTGGTACAGATCTACGCCGACGGCGGTGTAGTGAAAACGGAGACTGCGGTCACGGCGGCGGAATGGCCGGAGATAGTGAGAAACACGCCGGACGGAATAATATTAGTGGAGGAGATCCAGGAGGATGTAGAAGAAGGTTCTGGAAGTAAAGAATTTGGGGTTTTAATTCAAGGAAAAATAAAAGGAGGTGGAAGAGATAATATTAATAGGTGTAAATCTGcatgttatttattaaaaacatcTAGTGTGAAAAATAGTGGAATTGGGGGTGGTAATTTTTGTACAcatttttgtttgatgaaagtTAGTAGCTTTGGGAAGAGTGTTTCTTCACAGTTTAATGAGTGTTGGTTGTTGCAATGA
- the LOC122607388 gene encoding chalcone isomerase-like protein 2, translated as MGTEMVMVDDISFPPQITTTKPLSLLGHGITDIEIHFLQIKFTAIGVYIDPEIVTHLQKWKGKSGTELSEDDEFFDTVIAAPVDKYLRIVVIKEIKGSQYGVQLESSVRDRLAADDKYEEEEEAALEQIVEFFQSKYFKKDSVLTFSFPATSNTAEIGFSSDEKEEPKTMKVENENVVEMIKKWYLGGTTAYSPSTISSLANTLSSELSK; from the exons A TGGGCACAGAAATGGTGATGGTTGATGATATCTCTTTTCCTCCACAAATCACAACAACCAAGCCTTTATCTTTGCTTGGACATg GAATTACCGACATCGAGATACATTTTTTGCAAATCAAATTTACTGCAATTGGAGTTTATATTGATCCTGAAATCGTGACTCATTTGCAAAAATGGAAGGGTAAATCCGGAACCGAGTTATCAGAAGATGACGAGTTTTTTGATACTGTAATCGCGg CACCTGTTGATAAGTACTTAAGAATTGTGGTGATCAAAGAGATCAAGGGATCACAATACGGTGTACAACTCGAAAGCTCGGTGAGGGACCGATTGGCAGCCGATGACAAGTacgaagaagaggaggaggctGCTCTCGAACAAATTGTCGAATTTTTCCAATCCAAATACTTCAAAAAGGACTCGGTACTTACATTTAGCTTCCCCGCGACATCAAACACTGCCGAG ATTGGGTTCTCAAGTGACGAGAAAGAGGAGCCGAAGACAATGAAGGTCGAGAACGAAAACGTAGTAGAGATGATAAAGAAATGGTACTTGGGTGGCACCACGGCTTACTCTCCTTCAACCATTTCATCTTTGGCAAACACTTTGTCTTCCGAATTGTCAAAATGA